The segment GATGGTGCTGCTCGGTACCGTGATCGCCTTTCAGGTGTCTGCCCACTGGATCATCCTATCCGAAGAGCGCTGGTGTCTCGAGCGATTCGGCGAGGAATACCAACGATACAGCAAAAAAGTCAGACGGTACTTATGATCGGGAAACGGCGAACGGAAGCCCGTTGCCGAAGCTTCCGTCCGCTATGCTTTATGCCAGGTTGTTCTCTTCGAGCACATCGCCTATGTAGGTGCCTTCGGTCTTGCGTACGAATCCCTCGACGATTTTCTGCTCTACGAACGGCATGTCCATTTCCGTGAGCTTTTTGCGATCGGACAGGTAGTAGACCGCGTTCGCGAGCGCCCGCACATCAAAGGCCGAGGCGAAGGTTTCCGGTACGCCGCGCTCGAGATCGAGCAGCTGGTAGACGGCTTCCATGGCGGTGCGCACCGAATACTCCGTCGTGAATACCGTATCGCGCTCGGTTTCGGCGAAGTTGCCGATGAACGCGAGGTTCTTCGATCCGTTCGGCACGACGAGCGGACGGTCGCCTTTCGCCCTGAGCATGAAGTACGAGGTGATGAACGGCATGTACACAGGTATGGCCGTCGTCGAATTCTCAGCGATGTCCTCGATTTCTATTTCGGGTACCCCGAGGTGATATAAAAGCTCCTGTACGATCTCTTCTCCCGTGCACTGCTCGATGGGTTTCTTTACGTAGTTGCCCGGTGTATCGGAGAGCAGTCCGTAGACCCAGATGATGGTCTGTTCGGGGGTTTGGCCTTTGAAATGCGGCTGGCGATGGATGGTGAAGCTGAGCATCCAGTTCGAGTCCTTTGCTGTGATGATGCCCCCGGTAACGATCTTTCCCGTGCGGGGTTTGCGATTCGTGAGCCGCTCGATGTACGGGTCGAGATCGCTGTTCTCGACGGTGACGGTTGCCGAGACAAACCAGCTTTTCGCAGGCAGGTTCTCGCAGAAAGCATCAGGGTTTCCGAATTCGGGTGATTGCTCGGCGAGGTTCTTCCAGAGTTTCCAGCTTCCGCCCAGCTCGTGGGTGATGGGGGCGGGGGTGTGGTGGTCACCTTGCGTCGAGCTTTCGGTGATCGATCCGTTTGTGACGAATACGAGGTCGTTTTCGGTCAAGTCGATTTCCTTGGCCGAAC is part of the Raoultibacter phocaeensis genome and harbors:
- a CDS encoding methyltransferase family protein; translated protein: MCRAGLYRLSRNPMYVAYFVYFVGCALLTQSMVLLGTVIAFQVSAHWIILSEERWCLERFGEEYQRYSKKVRRYL
- a CDS encoding oleate hydratase, with the translated sequence MRHTNGNYEAFARPRKPQGVDEKSAYIVGSGLAGLAAAVFLVRDGQMKPDNVHLFEELPTPGGSLDGKEVSPESFVTRGGREMENHFECLWDLFRSIPSLEVEDASVLDEFYWLDHDDPNSSNCRIIHNRGERAADDGDFTLSKKAQKELVELFMTSEDKLEGKRIEDVFTDEFFESNFWLYWCSMFAFERWHSAIEMRRYVMRFIHHIKGLPDFTALKFTRYNQYESLVKPLVAFLTDKGAHIEYDTQVENVIVDTEGGSKVAKKIVLTQAGSAKEIDLTENDLVFVTNGSITESSTQGDHHTPAPITHELGGSWKLWKNLAEQSPEFGNPDAFCENLPAKSWFVSATVTVENSDLDPYIERLTNRKPRTGKIVTGGIITAKDSNWMLSFTIHRQPHFKGQTPEQTIIWVYGLLSDTPGNYVKKPIEQCTGEEIVQELLYHLGVPEIEIEDIAENSTTAIPVYMPFITSYFMLRAKGDRPLVVPNGSKNLAFIGNFAETERDTVFTTEYSVRTAMEAVYQLLDLERGVPETFASAFDVRALANAVYYLSDRKKLTEMDMPFVEQKIVEGFVRKTEGTYIGDVLEENNLA